In Paenibacillus xylanilyticus, the genomic window GACCACTCTCTTTTCCGGCTTGGAGGGAAAGCCCTCGCGTACAGCCTTATAATCATGACTGATTCAAACATTTGTTTTAAACCGTCGTTTTAAACTTTTGTTTTAACCATGGTTTTATTTTAATGAAAATACCTTTGCTGTCAAGCCATTTTCTTATGTAAAATTCAGTATAAGCAAACACAAAAAAGGGAACAGGCTCTCCCCTGCTCCGCCGATTTGGCTAGTTCTCCATCATTCGCCTTGCCTAACTAATCTGCCAGCTTAATCATCTGGTGTTCAGAGAGCACACCCAGTGTCTGGCCGCAAGCACTTCTGCAATACAGCCGAACCGCCAGATGATAGGGTCTGCTCTTGTTGCTGATGATTCGCAGCTGCCACATATGAGATGAAACGTTCAGGTCATGAATGATGTGGTTACGGCTGCTGCCGGTCAACTCTGCTCCAATATGAAAGATATGCCGATACAGTTCTCCACTGGTTGGGCTGATCCCGCCGACATATACATCCGCTCCGTCTTCCCCTGCGAATGCGACCTCCACGTCGATATACTTAATCGGAATAGCTGTTTGGAGCATGCCCTCATGGACTTCCATTATATATGCCCCCACACTTGTGCCTCCTTCTGCTGTGTACGACCTGTAAATAGTTTATGCTGCCCTACATCCTATGCCAGTTGTATTCACCCATTTTTGACAGATGTACCTTCCTGCCCGGCCTTTGGCACAGCTTCTCTCATAGAATAGAAGGATAGCAGAACCGCCTGTGCAGGCCGTGACAAGGAGGTACTTATGAAAGTTCTGCTCGTTACCTATTGGGAGCTTACGCAGATGGGAGGCATCTGGACCTATGTGAAACAGCTCGCCGACAGGTTGATGGCACTTGGCGTCGAAGTCGATATCATGGGAACGAACGGCGCGAAGAATGAAGTTTATATCCGTAACCTGAATCGGAACTTTTCCAAAGAAAACGTATGGCCTATGCTGCAAGCCAAGCTCAATCCGACAGATCTTCCGCAATTTACAGCCGACCCTCTCCTCGCGTATTACGAACTGAATCGATATGCATTTGAAATGGCTGCTGCCTGTCTGGGTGTAGAACACTATGACATGATTCATGCACAAGATCCCGTAGCAGCCGTCGCGATGAAACGTATTCTGAAGAAGAACACCCCCATGGTAACCAGTTATCACGGGGCACTTGCACGCGAAACCTTTTATGATGAGCAAAAATCCAAACCGCAGCTTTCGCTTCCAGCCTATTTGCAATCCAGACGGGGACGCTATTTCCTCTCACTGGAGCAGCGGAGCGCCGCACAATCCGAGCTTATTCTGGTATCCAGCCGCTGGATCAAAAGTACACTCACATCATTGCAGGTTCCTGAGGACAAATTCCGGCTGATCCCTTATGCTGTGGACCTTCCCGCTTACCGTTCCCAGGCCTCCGTCCGGTTCCGGCAGCGGCCCCCTGCAGGCAAGAAGGTCATCGCCTTCACAGGCAGACTGGAATTTATCAAAGGCGTTCATGTCCTGATCAACGCTCTGGCCAGCCTGAAGCAACTTCGCTCTGATTGGGTCTGCTGGATTGCGGGAGAAGGGAATTTGATGGAAGACCTGCGTTCCCAGGCTAATGATCTTGGTGTAGCAGGAGATATCGTATTTTGGGGCAAATTGGACAACATCCCTTCGTTCCTGCGCCGTGCCGATATTTATGTACAGCCCAGCCTGCAGGACACGCAGCCCTTCTCGGTTACGGAAGCCCAGCTTGCCGGACTTCCTGTTATCGTAAGCGGTACGGCAGGCATGCCGGAGATGGTTGAGCCTGCTCATACCGGTTGGGTCGTTCCTCCGCAGGATGCGGACTCCCTGAGCGCACTATTGAACGCCCTGCTGCAGGATGACGCCACTCGTCTGCGGGTCGGCGCACAGGCCAAGGCTTGGGCAGAGAAGTATCGCTCCCTGGAGGAAATGGGAATGCGCACACTTCAGGTATACCAGGAAGCAATTCAAAAAGGAGGGCACCTGATATGACCCTGCTGGTACCTAGTGATTTATATAATGGCTGGTTTTCCGTCCCTGTCTCTACCCCCCACATTGAAGTGAATTACGAGATTATGAATGCCTTGGTAGAAACACTCCCCAAGGGGTATACCCTGCCTGATCCGGAAGCAATGGCTATTATGTGCTCTAATGATTAATCATATTGGGGATGCTGACCCTCTTGCTGCAAGAGGGTTATTTCCATTGAAAGACGATCTGAATCATGAAAAAGCAAAAAGAGAGCATCCCCACTGGTCCACAACTCAGGAGAACCAGAAGAATTACCCTCTCTTTTACGTGCTTTTTATCTTTCTTATGTCGGATTGTACCCATGATTACTGCCAATAACCGCCGATCTGAAGCAGATTCAGCAAAATGGGCCGATGTTTGGCCTGAACCATTTCCATCTCGGCCTTTAATGCTTCAAAGTGTTTTTTGGTACCCATTGAATCATGAACCCGATAACACATCAAAGGCTCGTTAAAATAAAACAGCTCATAGACCGGGAATAATCTCAGCCACATCTCATAGTCATGGGTATAGCGGAACTCGGTGTCAAACAAGCCGAACTTCCGAAATGCATCCATCTCCAGCATCACGGTACAGCCGTTAATGGGACAGCCTTCAAGCAGCACCTGCAGCATCTCGAGACGGCTGCCTACTTCCGGCTGCACCGTATCCATCCATTCACTGTTTTCATTGACATAATGATAGGCCCCATGGCAGAAGGAGGCTTTAACCTTCAGCATGAATTCCAGTTGTTTCTCTACCCGATCCAGCAGCATGACGTCATCCGAGCTGAGCCAGACGAAATAGTCCCCCGACGCACGCTTGATCCCTTCATTCAGGGCTGTAGCCGTCCCCCCATTTTCCTTTCGAACATAGGTGATACGATCCATAAATGGTTCCAGCTTCTCCACATGCTTCGTAGACCCGTCATCCACCACGATAACCTCGATATGAGGATATGTCTGGTTCAGAGCACTGTGAACAGCCTGCTCAATATAAGCACAGTTGTAAAACGGGATGACAATTGAAACTTTGGGTTCCATTCGGGCCTCCCCTTTCCTCGCCTGTCTCTATAAAACTCCTACCCTTATCATATGATGGAACTGTCTCCGGTTCGCGGGCATCTGTGAGGGAAAGATCAAGAATTACGCATGAGCGGATACATAGAAAGAGGGTATTATGGCGACTTGCTCCCATAACCCCTCAATCCCTTCATACGGTTCAACCACCCATGGCTGCAATTCGCTGCAGCAAAGGTTCACGATATCTGGACCAGACCATGGAGGCTTCCCTGCCAATCGTCTCCGCATGACGCACCGACCCCATCCCGCCGTGCCAGCGATATGCCGTAAGGGGTTCATTCAGGTATGGAAAACGATATCCATTCAGCAGGATACGCAGCCAGAGATCCAGATCATGCGTATATGGAAGCAGCTCATCGAAGAGGCCTACAGCTCCGAACAGATCCTTGCGGATCATGACGGTACAACCATTGACAGGATTGCCACCCACAAAACGGCGCAGCCATTCAACGTCAGCCATCGGTTCTGCTCCACCATGCAGCTTGGTAACCGCTGAATGTTCATTGATGTAATGAAAGTTGGTATGTGAGGCAAGCACATTTTCCCGCTGCATGAACTCGACCTGATAACGTATTTTATCCGGATAGAGAAGATCATCCGAGCTTAGCCAGACCACATAATCACCCGAAGCATGACGAATGCCGTGATTCAGAGCCGAGGCTGTGCCGCCGTTGCTTTTGCCAAGCACATAGATATGAGGCAGGTAGGGCTGGAGAAGCTCCGCATGCCTTGTCGAGCCGTCGTCCACCACAATGATCTCCACGTTGGTATACGTCTGGTTGATCGCGCTATGGATCGCCTGCTGCACATAAGGGCAATTGTAAAATGGAATGACCACGGATACTTTTGGATTCATTTGGCCCCTCCCCCTTGCTTCCGAACATCGCTCAGAATATCCTGAAGGGATTGGGCAAATGGAATCTGAGGCTGCCATCCCAGTTTACGCAGGAGCGACAGCTCCTCCTCCTTGCCAGCCCCATCCGGTCCTGAAGAGGCTCCGTCCCAGCGGACAGGCACTTCTGCCTCTGACATGGAGAGCAAGGTATCCGCGATTTCGCCCAGACTGCGCTCCGTCCCGGAAACCACCGGATAGACAGTCCCCGTAGTTCCATGCACAAGAAGTGTGGCATAGGCTCTGACCGCATCCCGTACATCCAGGAAATCCCTTGTATTATCCCGTCCGGATAGACGGAAAGCTTCACGTTTGCCCTCTTGCTCACAGGCAACCACATGCCTTGCAAGCAGTGAACAGATCCCCGTAGAAGGACCGGCCCCGATCAAATTCCCGGGTTCAGCCAGCATGATCTGCTGCCCAAACAGGGACATCCATGACAATGACACCATCTCTTCCAGTGCTTTGCTGAGACTGTAAGGATGAGGAGGCTCTGGTTTTCGGCCTGGTTCGACGGTGTATTTCAACCGGGATCCCACGATGACGGTCCGTGCCGATGGGCAGCTCCGAAGAGCATCCAGTAAATACAGAACAGCCATCACATTCGTTTCCAGTACAAGCAGCGGGTCCGACCAGGAGTCGGGGACTGAGTTTTTCCCAGCGAGATGCAGCGCGTAATCCGGCTGCACCTCATCAATCAGCTGACGCACCTGCTGTTTATCATTCAGATCACACACATGTACAGCCACGCCTTCGCCAAACGAATGCACGCCTGCTCGCCGCACCACGGCGGCAACCTTAGCGCCGACGCTCTTGAAATATGCTACAGCATGCCGTCCGGTAAAACCGGAGGCCCCTGTAATCAGCACGTTCTTGCCCGTTAGCTCTGCTCCATCCATAATGCCAGCTCCTTCAGCATCGTAGAATAATCCGGAAGGTCTGTCTTCACATCCTCGCGTGTGGAAACGAGGGTACGATCCTGCACAAGACTGTCATCAGGCACAATATTCACATCTTGCTTATTCCAGGTCTGCTGGAAAAGAAGCAGCAGATCGTGCTTGCTAACCGGTTCAGGATGCGCCAGATGAATCAGGCCACTGACAGGTGACGCCAGATAATGATCCACCCATTTTGCCAGCTCCAGTGTAGTTACACCGTTCCAGAACACACGCGTATATCCACCCACTTCACCTGTGCGGGACATAAACCAATGCATCAGGCCGATGCCGCTCTTCCGGATTTCCGGCCCAATTATCGAGGTGCGGATCGTGAGGTGCCCTGGATCATGAACCTCACCCAGTGCCTTGGTAATCGCGTAGGATGATGTCCCATCCGTAACATCATTCTCCGTATAGGAACCACGGTCCCCGCTGAAGACACAGTCCGTGCTGATATGAATGAGTCGGGCACCAATGGTGTCGGCCACCCTCCGCAAACGATGCGGAAGGAAGCCGTTAATGTGATACGCGGTAATTTTATCTTCATCTGCGAAGCTGTTCAGCACTCCAACAGCATTAACGATAACGTCCGGGTGCACAGCCTCCACCAGACGATCCACCATATAGCTGTCATTTACATCCAGCAGCAGACCGTTCGGGTCAGACACATCCCGCGTGGTGTAGAAGACACTGTGCAGACCTTGACGGCGGAAATAGTCGACCATAACATGGCCGGCCATTCCGTTTCCCCCAAGTATCAGGAGCTTCATGACAGGAATCCTCCGCGTTTCAGAATGTCGCGAATCTCCTCTTTCGTCATCAACTGATGTTCTGAACTGAAGCTGCTAAAGGAAACCGGAGGGCAGTTCGTGTAATGCTCACGCAATCCCGGTATGCCGAGTGTAGGGAGAATGACCAGATATTGTTCGTCGTAAACAACCGTTGTCATGCTCTCGAATTCACTCATCAGAATTTCATGAATTTTCTCACCAGGCCGGGTACCACGTTCCACAATGGCCACGTTCTCTACGCCGGAATCCTCAATGAGCACTTCTGCAAGATCCACAATTTTGCACGTAGGCATCGTCATGACAAAAATCTCCCCGCCTACACTCTCTACGGAAGCCTTGAACAGCAACGTGATGGCATCCTTCAGTGTGAGGAAGAACCGGGTCATATTCATATCCGTGATGGATACTTCACCTTTCTGACGAATCTGGTTCTTGAAGAGATGCACCACGCTGCCGTTGGTACCAAGTACATTTCCGCCCCGTACAGTCACAAAACGGGTATTGCTGTGCAGCAAATTCGCATATACGATTAATTTCTCGCCGATCGCCTTGGTCATGCCATAGAAATTGGATGGGTTGGCCGCCTTGTCAGTCGAGATATAGATGACTTTTTCAACATGGTTTTCGATGGCAGCCTCAATTACGTTCTGAGTACCAATCACGTTGGTTTTGAGCGCTTCATAAGGCTGATCTTCACATACCGGCACATGTTTGAGCGCCGCCAGATGGAATACATAGTCCACTTGCTGGCAAGCCGCCGTTAATGCTTCCTTGTCACGAATATCCCCAATTCGGAAGTGAAGACGAGGATCCTCGAACTCGCGGCTCATGGCCACCTGGCTTGATTCATTACGGGAGTAAACGATGATTTCCTTTGGATTTTGGGGCAGCAGCTGGGCCACGAGTTCATACCCCCATGATCCAGTACCGCCTGTCACGAGTATACGTTTATTTTCAAACATGTATTTTCCCTCCAAGCAGAAATTTGACCACTTTACCGGATACATCTGTTGCCTTGTAACCTTGCGGGCATTCCCAGTCACTTGCCATCTCCGTCATGACCTTCACACATCCCGCAATGCGGGCTGCATCCAGCCCGGAGACTACGTTGCTGCCGCAGTCCACCGTCTCTGGACGTTCGGTTGTCCGCCGCATGGTGACTGTGGGTACACCCATGATGCAGCATTCTTCCTGAACGGTACCGCTGTCCGTCAGTGCACAGCGTGCATGACGTTCCAGCATGACGAAGTCAAAAAAGCCGAACGGTTCGTGGAATTCCACAAGCGGATTCATCTCCAGCTGCAAATGTTCTGCGATACGGATGGCCGTTCGGGGATGGATGCTGCAGATCACCCGCAGGCCGTGCTCTTCCGCAACCTGGTTCAGTCCTTTCATGATCTCCAGCAGATGAGGCGGATGATCTACATTTTCTGCCCGGTGGGCGGTTACCAAAAAGTACTGCCCGGACTTCAGCTTGAGCTTTTTCAATATTTTGCTGGCGTTCACTTGGGCGTCATAGTGACGCATGACTTCGTATATCGGATTGCCCGTGAGCACAATTCGCCGACTGGGCACACCTTCATTAACCAGGTGCTTCTTGCTCTGTTCGGTATAAGGCATATTAATGGTCGATATGGCATCAATGACTTTTCGATTTTTCTCTTCAGGTACATCCAGATCGAAGCACCGATTGCCTGCCTCCATATGGACGACCGGAATCCCCATGCGTTCAGCCAGCACGGCACAGAGTGCACTGTTGGTATCACCCAGCAGCAGCACTTTGTCCGGCTTTTCCTGAAGCAGCAGATCTTCCATTTGAGTAAACATGGAGGATAGCTGTCGGCCCAGCGAGGCAGCTTCGTCCTGAAGGACGTAGTCTGGCGCCCGCAGGCCCATTTCCTTGAAAAACTGACCGCTGAGACTTTCCGTGAAGTTCTGTCCTGTGTGCACAAGAATATGCTTGGACGCGTACTGGTCCAGCTTGGAAATGATCAGGCTGAGCCGGATAATCTCTGGTCTCGTGCCCAGCACCGTCATGATCTTCATCGTTATCCCGCCTTCATCGTGTATTGGAACCTTTCCGACGCGCCCGGCGCCTTGACCTGGAAGTCGTGCGCTTGCGAGCCGTTGGTTTCGCCCTGTACAGATGCTTTCTCTTTTGCTGAGCTGCTTTTCGGGTTCGCTTCTTTACCCCCGTTTTCCGTTTCCTGACCTTGCTCGCCGGACGCTTTTCAATCACATCAGCGGGAACAGGGTGGCCTACGGCAATCGGCGGAAGTGGAGAGAGTGGTAATGCCTGAATAACCGACAGCGGGAACAGAAGTGCTCTGACTGCCCCGGGGTCCAGGGCAAGTACGGTACGCAAACCGCCTTCTCCCCAGGTATACACCGGGCCATTAGGTGCCTGAATGTAAGGGAACCAGCCAGGGTATCGCAGCAACCACTGTGTCACCATCGTATGCATGCCAGCCCTGTAGGTTTCAATTCCATACAATCGTTCCGCTTCTGCCCGGCCTCGCCAGGCCATATCGGACGCCAGCTCCGTGTCATTCAGCAGGGTCGTCGCCAAGACGGCAAGTGCATTGCTGTCTCCAGGAGGAGCAAGAAATTGGCCGCTGCCGACTCCTTCCAGCAGCTCCGACAGACCGCCCTGGGCAAAAGCAATAACCGGTTTGGCAAAATAAACGCCCTCCAGCGCAGTCATGCCAAAGCCTTCCTTGACCATGCTCGGAATAACCACCATATCCATCGCTGTATAGGCAAGAGATACATTCTCTTCAAATGTCGTAAAGGTAAATCTGCGGGCATATCCTGACTTCTTCACCCGTGCTACGCATTCGTCATAGTACTTTTTGTCTGCTGGCGCACCAATGATCCAGTACCTGGCTTTTGAGTGGGTTTCGCAGAGCTGCAGTGCCATGTCAATGAAAGGTCTCAGCCCTTTGGCATCATATATAAAAGAAGAGATATAGCCGATACAGACATGCGAGTTCCTGAAACCGAGCTCCTTGCGCTTGCGTTCACGCAAATGAAGCCAGCGGTCCGGGGCAGGCAGTGCGGGGTCCCAGGTTGGTGGAAGAACCGACAGCTTGCCGCTCATGCCCGCATGTTTGAACGGGGCCGCAGCCGTCTCGGATATGCCGATAATCCAGTCCGAATATCGGTCGATCATCTGCACCGCTTCGTCTGTATGAGCATTGATCTGAATAATCTCCGTAATCTTCCAGATGACTGGAATCTGCAGCGATTTGGCTGCAATGGCAGGCAGCACATTCACACAGGTATTCGTCAATACCAGCGCAGGAGAAGTTTCCCTGATAAGGGAAACCACGTCCTGATAAGCTGGTGTGTAACGAAGCTGTTCTGCATCATTGGCAATGCCCTGGTAGGGTGTGTACACACCGTGAAGCATGGGCAGCGAGCATATCTTGACCTGAATATCGAATCTCCGCGCAAGTCCGGCGAGCTTGCCTTCCTGCGGAGCAACAAGCACGCAGTCGAAGATGGAGCCCATTTCCCTCATAAAATGGAGCAAAAGTTTCTCTGCCCCGGTAATACTCCGGGTATTGCACACATGGGAAAACAACATGAGTTTCGGTTTAGTCGCCATGGCTGCACAGACCTGCATGCATATCGGATGCAGGTCTGTGCACACCTCCTCCCGACCGGAAATTAAGGGAATATAATGGTCAGCATTTCATTAATCCTTCTGCCATACGTGTGTTCCTTGAGCGTCCGTTCCAATCCGCGGAGGGCGATTTCACGGCGCTCTTTCTCGTGCGTAAGATAGTATTCAACTTTATCGAGCAGCTCTTGAGGAGAAGAATAGGTTTCGATCTCTACACCCGGCTTATAGAACCGCGCCAGGTCATCACGTGCATCCGTCAGCTGCAGTGTTGCGGAAGCCGAGATCTCGAACGTTCTTGGATTCGGCGAAGCTGGTGGTATTTTGAGATGGTTGTTATTGACGGAATCATCCTCGTGGGAACGGTGCAGGTTGATCACAATTTTAGTCCCGTTATATACATCATTGGTTTCCTGCGGACTCATCCAGCGTCCATGCTCAATCTTCTCGCCATAGGCTTCATAGCCAGGCAGACGGTCCCACCAGATCCCATTAAATACCGTATTGTGCGACATGATCTGTGCCATGATTGGATTGAAGAAATAAACCCGGTTCCAGTAAGCCGATCCGATAAAACTGACGTCCCGGTGCAAGGGAGATGGCGTCGTGATCGGGAAGTAATGATTGGTGAATGCCGCAAACGGCAGGTAGTGTACAGATGCACAGCCGCTCTGACGGTATAGTTCTACGCAGTTCAATTCGAGTGTGAAGATATGATCGAAGTGATGGACACGTTCCATCGTCATATCCGTGTAGTACGGATCATCCGTCAGCCAGATTGCTGTCGGAATCCCTGCCTGGCGAATCGCATCAACATGCTCGAGCGGAATGTCCATGCCATCCAGGACAAGAACCAAATCGGGGCGATTTTGCAGCGCAATTTCAGATACCGGCTGCCGCGGATCAGTCAGCGACACCTGAGCAACCATGCCTTGCAGGGTCGCCATAATCGCCTCATCCAGCGGTGAATAGGGGAATCCTTTACCCGAAGAGACGTACAGGACGTGGATCTGCCGGAAAGGCAATGGTTCCTGTGCGCAATTGACAATATAGTTGGCACGCCCGCGCAGGTACCCTTCTTCCTTGCCTGCATCATAACCGGCATGCTGCCCGTTTTTGCGTGCCTGTTCAGCCAGGCTGAGTACTGGCGTATGGTAATTCCTCTTTTTACGGTGTTTGATAGACATACCGCCACTCCTTCTGTATGAAATAACGTTCGCTGTATTGCAGGTTTGCTGTTCTACACATGTTCCAGCAGCTGGGCGATTCGGCGGGCAAACGTATGCTGGTTCAACGTGGTCAACAGCCCCCGCCAAGCCATGGCCTGCCGTTCTTGCTCATGCTTCAGGTAATATTTGATTTTGCTCTCCAGTTCAGCTGCTGTCGTAAACGTCTCAATGTCGTAACCCGGCTGGTAAAAGCGGGGCAAGTCACCGCGTGCATCCGTAATCTGCATTGTGCCGCAGGCATTGATCTCATACGTTCTTGGATTAATGGATCGCCCTTGCAGATGATGCGTATTGCGATTGTCCTCGCCATTCTCGCAGGTCCGGTGAACATTAATGACAATCTTGGCGCCGTTGTAATAATTAACAGTTGAGCTTGGATCGATCCATCCCTCATGGATAAAAGGGCCGAGTACATCCGACCGTGTCAGCCGGTGCCACTGGCTGCCGGCAATGAATACCTTTTTGGTCGCCAGAAAAGGGGCCAGCTCATCGAACAAGGCGATCCGGTTCCAGAAGCCTGTGCCGATAAAACAAATATCGTATTGGTGCTGAGGCTCGATGCGACGAGGCTGGAACATGCCGGGATTAACCGCGAGTGGCATATAGATGACTCTGCTCGCTCCGTTCCCTCCGTAAAATGGAACCGCAGCTTCTTCATGCGTGAACACCACATCGTAATGCCTGCAGATGGTCGCCGTATCTTCGGTAAAATACGGATCATCCACAAACCATACTGCTGTCCGAATACCGAGAGCCCGTATCCCGTCTACCTGTTCCAGGTGATCCGCAGGAAAAACGTGCAATCCGTTCATGACCAACACGACATCCGGCCTGTGCTGACTTGCATCCTGCAGCATGGTTGCCGGCGACCCGACAACACATTCACGCACAGACTGCTGCAGAGCTAAGATGACACCTTCATCGATGGCATCAAATCCTTGCGGAATGTACAGTACTTTCATATCCCGCATGGTCGGCTCAAACATCTGAACTCGCTCCATCATGGCCTGACAGCCGCCGAATCTGCGGCCTTCAGCATATCCGCTGCGGTAAGCTATCTTCGCTTCCGGAAGCGATCGGTGTCGTTTTTTTGCCACATCCTTCACCCTGTCTTCCTTTCAGGAGATTCCGTATCCGTTTCTCCCCGAGATTGGTCTTCCCTCTAAAGGATATGCCCCGGGGTCAGATGCATCATGGACGGGTGTCCTGCAAGGCGCAAAATTGGCGTCTGCCCTCCACATTGGCCTGTACGGGCATGTCCGCTTCTGCGGCCATGCAAATCACCCGGAGGGATAAATCCCCCGGGTGATCCTATGTGCTGGACCTGCAGCAATCCGTCTGCCACTGATCAGGCCTATTCGGTTATTGTGCCTTGTACGCCAGCTGATGTCCGTCCTCGAAACCCTTGGCGAAACCCGCGTTGAATCCCTCGTTGTACGCCTCGTTGTAGCCCTGACTGTACGCGTTGTCCGGGTTCGGATCGGTAGGGGTAGCCGGGACGACTGGTTGTACGGGCTTCGGACTCCGGTGCCGCCGGACCGAACGTTTCTTTTTTTTGAGCCACGCACTACGTCCTTTAAGCGTGCGTTTGTGCAGTACACGTTTGCCTTTGATGGCACGCAGCTTACGGACTTTGCGCAGACGTGCACCACGTGTAAGCAAAGCTCTTTTCGTTCTAAGCTTCAACTTTTTCTTTCTCAACATATCAACATTCCTCCTGTATGTCCCGAACGATACGTACCGCATATTCAGGTTCTTTGAGCCACGGCAAGCCGGGCTCCCCTTGCTGAATTCGTGCTAACCTGATCCCCGTAACCATACGGGACATTTCTTCCTGATACCTGCTCAGCAGACGAATGTTCTCGGCAAGACTGCGGGCAGATACTTCCGAATGAGCGGTTACGCTGGCTACACTGTCCAGAATGCGTGCCAGGGCCTGCTGGCTGTGTGCAATGGATTCAATGAGAGCCAGTTTAACTTCCTGCTCACGCTGCAGCAGACTCATTTTCCCATGTCTCCAAGATCCATGCCGCCAAACATGCCTCCGTCCATCCCGCCTTCTTCAGCACTGTTATCGACCATGACAGCTTTCAGGTTGTTGCAGAGCCCTGTTTCCATCCGGGTTAACCCTTCCAGCATTTCAACCAGCTGATCATGCATTTTCAGCGGTTCTGCCACCTGATCACCGTGGGTTAGAAATGCTTCACCGTTCAGGTGATTCAGCGCCCAATTCCGAACTTTCTCAGCTTCAATCGCCTTGGCTTCAAGGATCAGTGCAATGTTCCATTGCATCTTGGCTGCAGCATCCAGCATCAGTATGAGACTTTGTTCTCTGCTCATGTTCTCTCACCCGCCTTCCGGGCTTATTCTTCCTCTTGACCTGCCATCTCCCGCATGACCTGGGTCAGCGTTTCGGCAACAGCTTCCTCCAGATCCGCAAGGCCCCCCAAATAGGAGATGATGCTTTTGTTGATTTGTCCAGAGCTATCCAGCAGACCCTCTACGCCATCCAACTCCGGTTCGATATCCGGCAAATGATTAATAATTTCAGACATCCGCACAGC contains:
- a CDS encoding dTDP-4-dehydrorhamnose reductase family protein; translated protein: MKLLILGGNGMAGHVMVDYFRRQGLHSVFYTTRDVSDPNGLLLDVNDSYMVDRLVEAVHPDVIVNAVGVLNSFADEDKITAYHINGFLPHRLRRVADTIGARLIHISTDCVFSGDRGSYTENDVTDGTSSYAITKALGEVHDPGHLTIRTSIIGPEIRKSGIGLMHWFMSRTGEVGGYTRVFWNGVTTLELAKWVDHYLASPVSGLIHLAHPEPVSKHDLLLLFQQTWNKQDVNIVPDDSLVQDRTLVSTREDVKTDLPDYSTMLKELALWMEQS
- a CDS encoding polysaccharide biosynthesis protein, whose protein sequence is MFENKRILVTGGTGSWGYELVAQLLPQNPKEIIVYSRNESSQVAMSREFEDPRLHFRIGDIRDKEALTAACQQVDYVFHLAALKHVPVCEDQPYEALKTNVIGTQNVIEAAIENHVEKVIYISTDKAANPSNFYGMTKAIGEKLIVYANLLHSNTRFVTVRGGNVLGTNGSVVHLFKNQIRQKGEVSITDMNMTRFFLTLKDAITLLFKASVESVGGEIFVMTMPTCKIVDLAEVLIEDSGVENVAIVERGTRPGEKIHEILMSEFESMTTVVYDEQYLVILPTLGIPGLREHYTNCPPVSFSSFSSEHQLMTKEEIRDILKRGGFLS
- a CDS encoding glycosyltransferase, which translates into the protein MEPKVSIVIPFYNCAYIEQAVHSALNQTYPHIEVIVVDDGSTKHVEKLEPFMDRITYVRKENGGTATALNEGIKRASGDYFVWLSSDDVMLLDRVEKQLEFMLKVKASFCHGAYHYVNENSEWMDTVQPEVGSRLEMLQVLLEGCPINGCTVMLEMDAFRKFGLFDTEFRYTHDYEMWLRLFPVYELFYFNEPLMCYRVHDSMGTKKHFEALKAEMEMVQAKHRPILLNLLQIGGYWQ
- a CDS encoding NAD-dependent epimerase/dehydratase family protein, which produces MDGAELTGKNVLITGASGFTGRHAVAYFKSVGAKVAAVVRRAGVHSFGEGVAVHVCDLNDKQQVRQLIDEVQPDYALHLAGKNSVPDSWSDPLLVLETNVMAVLYLLDALRSCPSARTVIVGSRLKYTVEPGRKPEPPHPYSLSKALEEMVSLSWMSLFGQQIMLAEPGNLIGAGPSTGICSLLARHVVACEQEGKREAFRLSGRDNTRDFLDVRDAVRAYATLLVHGTTGTVYPVVSGTERSLGEIADTLLSMSEAEVPVRWDGASSGPDGAGKEEELSLLRKLGWQPQIPFAQSLQDILSDVRKQGGGAK
- a CDS encoding glycosyltransferase family 4 protein, coding for MKVLLVTYWELTQMGGIWTYVKQLADRLMALGVEVDIMGTNGAKNEVYIRNLNRNFSKENVWPMLQAKLNPTDLPQFTADPLLAYYELNRYAFEMAAACLGVEHYDMIHAQDPVAAVAMKRILKKNTPMVTSYHGALARETFYDEQKSKPQLSLPAYLQSRRGRYFLSLEQRSAAQSELILVSSRWIKSTLTSLQVPEDKFRLIPYAVDLPAYRSQASVRFRQRPPAGKKVIAFTGRLEFIKGVHVLINALASLKQLRSDWVCWIAGEGNLMEDLRSQANDLGVAGDIVFWGKLDNIPSFLRRADIYVQPSLQDTQPFSVTEAQLAGLPVIVSGTAGMPEMVEPAHTGWVVPPQDADSLSALLNALLQDDATRLRVGAQAKAWAEKYRSLEEMGMRTLQVYQEAIQKGGHLI
- the wecB gene encoding non-hydrolyzing UDP-N-acetylglucosamine 2-epimerase, which produces MKIMTVLGTRPEIIRLSLIISKLDQYASKHILVHTGQNFTESLSGQFFKEMGLRAPDYVLQDEAASLGRQLSSMFTQMEDLLLQEKPDKVLLLGDTNSALCAVLAERMGIPVVHMEAGNRCFDLDVPEEKNRKVIDAISTINMPYTEQSKKHLVNEGVPSRRIVLTGNPIYEVMRHYDAQVNASKILKKLKLKSGQYFLVTAHRAENVDHPPHLLEIMKGLNQVAEEHGLRVICSIHPRTAIRIAEHLQLEMNPLVEFHEPFGFFDFVMLERHARCALTDSGTVQEECCIMGVPTVTMRRTTERPETVDCGSNVVSGLDAARIAGCVKVMTEMASDWECPQGYKATDVSGKVVKFLLGGKIHV
- a CDS encoding glycosyltransferase, with product MNPKVSVVIPFYNCPYVQQAIHSAINQTYTNVEIIVVDDGSTRHAELLQPYLPHIYVLGKSNGGTASALNHGIRHASGDYVVWLSSDDLLYPDKIRYQVEFMQRENVLASHTNFHYINEHSAVTKLHGGAEPMADVEWLRRFVGGNPVNGCTVMIRKDLFGAVGLFDELLPYTHDLDLWLRILLNGYRFPYLNEPLTAYRWHGGMGSVRHAETIGREASMVWSRYREPLLQRIAAMGG